The following coding sequences lie in one Paroedura picta isolate Pp20150507F chromosome 10, Ppicta_v3.0, whole genome shotgun sequence genomic window:
- the LOC143819695 gene encoding homeobox protein Nkx-3.2-like has translation MGCRSAGRPDSGAAGRRKGSGRRGGRAEGGGRGRRGGPRAQHQHERAPQPRGRLARPTDAYGSAGSGRPAARPDGAPAPAPDGHEAAPLKAGRQAGKQAARGDPPPPMALRGGGGGGGGGGGGSPAPTPFSIQAILNKKDERGGRGLPAGRLQPLLSPAGGAPAGPDVAPACCWRLFGDEAAALALALQPPPPPPPPPAAPAAWDSDSAVSEEPEPGKDDDDDDDEEDAADEEEEEAGRQRRAAARRPRRGPAFPAGSASPSEPPDTGLGDRHELPARVSGRGAPEEEDEDEEEDHGRAKGVPRLSEEDEAAAAATAAPTAVSTAAAAKPRKKRSRAAFSHAQVFELERRFNHQRYLSGPERADLAASLKLTETQVKIWFQNRRYKTKRRQLAADLLAAAPAAKKVAVKVLVRDDQRQYQPGELLRPPPLLALQPSYYYPYYCLPGWALSACAAAAATAAGTTQ, from the exons ATGGGCTGTCGCTCAGCCGGGAGGCCCGACAGCGGCGCGGCCGGGCGGAGAAAAGGCAGCGGCCGGCGCGGGGGCCGAGCAGAGGGCGGCGGGCGGGGCAGGAGGGGCGGCCCACGAGCCCAGCACCAGCACGAGCGAGCGCCGCAGCCGCGGGGGCGCCTGGCCCGGCCGACCGACGCCTATGGGAGCGCGGGCTCCGGCCGCCCGGCCGCCCGCCCCGACGGCGCCCCCGCGCCAGCCCCGGACGGCCATGAGGCGGCCCCgttgaaggcaggcaggcaggcgggcaagcAGGCGGCccgaggagacccccccccccccatggccctgcgcggcggcggcggaggaggcggcggcggaggaggcggcaGCCCGGCCCCGACGCCCTTCTCCATCCAGGCCATCCTCAACAAGAAGGACGAGCGAGGCGGCCGCGGCCTCCCGGCGGGCCGGCTGCAGCCGCTGCTCTCGCCCGCAGGGGGCGCCCCGGCCGGGCCCGACGTGGCGCCCGCCTGCTGCTGGAGGCTCTTCGGCGACGAGGCGGCTGCCCTGGCCCTGGCGCTgcagcccccgccgcccccgccgccgccccccgccgcccccgccgcctggGACTCCGACTCGGCCGTCAGCGAGGAGCCCGAGCCCGGcaaggacgacgacgacgacgacgacgaggaaGACGCGGCCgacgaggaagaggaagaggccgGCCGGCAGCGCAGAGCGGCCGCCCGCAGGCCCCGCCGAGGGCCCGCCTTCCCCGCGGGGTCCGCCTCCCCGTCGGAGCCTCCCGACACCGGCCTGGGCGACCGCCACGAACTCCCGGCCCGGGTCTCAG GTCGAGGCGCCCCGGAGGAAgaagacgaggacgaggaggaggaccaTGGGCGCGCCAAGGGTGTCCCCCGGCTCTCCGAGGAggacgaggcggcggcggcggcaaccgCAGCCCCGACGGCTGTCTCCACGGCGGCGGCCGCCAAGCCGCGCAAGAAGCGATCCCGGGCGGCCTTCTCGCACGCGCAAGTCTTCGAGCTGGAGCGGCGCTTCAACCACCAGCGCTACCTGTCCGGGCCGGAGCGCGCCGACCTGGCCGCCTCGCTCAAGCTGACCGAGACGCAGGTGAAGATCTGGTTCCAGAACCGGCGCTACAAGACCAAGCGGCGCCAGCTGGCCGCAGACCTCCTGGCCGCCGCGCCCGCCGCCAAGAAGGTGGCCGTCAAGGTGCTGGTGCGCGACGACCAGCGCCAGTACCAGCCCGGCGAGCTGCTCCGGCCCCCGCCGCTCCTCGCCCTGCAGCCCTCCTACTACTACCCCTACTACTGCCTGCCCGGCTGGGCCCTCTCcgcctgcgccgccgccgccgccaccgccgccggcACCACCCAGTGA